In a single window of the Nicotiana tomentosiformis chromosome 8, ASM39032v3, whole genome shotgun sequence genome:
- the LOC138898084 gene encoding uncharacterized protein, with protein sequence MLRTAGILDTSGVSFTTFQFSRDTLKLWETYERRRPIGTAPLTWLQFSVVFLEKFVPQSRREELHRQLEQLRHSDMSVTQYEMRFSELSHHVVLLVPTDRERIRRFIDGLTYQLRLLMIKERVSGATFDKVMDIARQIEMVRIQERGERERLRGLVV encoded by the coding sequence atgcttcggacagcgggtattctagacaccagtggggtctcattcactacttttcagttttctagggatACACTCAAATtatgggagacttatgagaggcgtaggcctattggcacagcaccccttacttggctgcagttctccgtggtttttttggagaagttcgtgcctcagtcccgcagagaggagctgcacagacagttgGAGCAGCTTCGCCAcagtgatatgtccgtgacgcagtacgagatgagattttctgagttgtctcATCACGTAGTcttgttggttcccactgatagggagaggattaggaggttcattgatggcctcacatatcagctgcggttacttatgattaaggagagggtatctggtgctacttttgataaagtaatggacattgctcggcagatagaaaTGGTTCGTatccaggaacgtggagagagagagaggctaagaggcctcgtggtttag